Proteins from a genomic interval of Pseudoalteromonas sp. MEBiC 03607:
- a CDS encoding DMT family transporter produces MQAHKQSLIYLHIAVLLFGGTALFAKLVSLSALDITVYRTAIAGCALVILLTIQKKAIKLRSRRDYLIALLLGVTVGIHWLTYFAGMQLAGIAVGMIAFFTYPVITVFLEPFFHGNKPQLKDIFSALVVMAGIYLLIPDASLGNDVTMGIVIGILSALFFAFRNIVHKRYFSQYGGPQTMLYQTWIASIMLCAFVEVPPLQVDTINWLLLITVGVIFTAAPHSLFAASLQNLSASTAGLISCLQPLYGTFFAFLILHEQPSISTLLGGALVISAAFYETWSVTRKHKQ; encoded by the coding sequence ATGCAGGCACACAAACAAAGCCTAATATACTTGCACATTGCAGTACTGCTATTTGGTGGAACGGCATTATTTGCAAAGTTAGTCAGCTTAAGTGCATTAGATATTACCGTTTACCGAACAGCGATTGCAGGCTGTGCATTAGTGATCTTACTCACAATTCAAAAGAAAGCCATCAAGCTCCGCTCTCGTCGTGATTACCTCATCGCCTTATTGCTTGGCGTAACGGTTGGGATTCATTGGCTCACCTACTTTGCTGGTATGCAATTGGCTGGTATCGCTGTAGGTATGATTGCCTTTTTTACCTACCCTGTTATCACAGTGTTTTTAGAACCTTTTTTTCATGGTAACAAACCACAACTGAAAGATATTTTTAGTGCTTTGGTTGTAATGGCTGGCATTTACTTGCTCATTCCTGATGCTAGTTTAGGCAATGATGTTACTATGGGCATTGTCATTGGCATTTTATCGGCGTTATTTTTTGCTTTTAGGAATATTGTTCACAAGCGATACTTTAGCCAATATGGCGGCCCTCAAACCATGCTTTATCAAACCTGGATTGCCAGTATCATGCTCTGTGCCTTTGTTGAAGTGCCGCCATTACAAGTTGATACAATTAATTGGCTGCTATTAATTACCGTTGGGGTTATTTTTACAGCAGCGCCCCACTCATTGTTTGCGGCAAGTCTGCAAAACTTATCGGCTTCAACGGCTGGTTTAATATCTTGTTTGCAACCTTTGTATGGCACGTTTTTCGCTTTTTTAATTTTGCATGAGCAACCTTCAATTAGCACCCTATTGGGCGGTGCGTTAGTGATAAGCGCCGCTTTTTATGAAACATGGTCAGTGACTCGGAAACATAAGCAATGA
- a CDS encoding DUF350 domain-containing protein, producing the protein MDINLTHYLSSMAYNSAYIALFIAIIALAKLSYNLATPYNTTSQLTDNANSALGLSIGGYLGAITIIYGFVLTGPSKGLITDLINVSLYSLLGMVLLTCSRILNDKLLLRLFCNQEQLINQQNEAVGLVQAANYMAAALIIGGALTGEGTWLSAIVFYLLGQLMLIIFAKGYDHLTAFNLNEQLEKGNKAVALSFSGTMLALAIILCHALIGGFHSWQQSLSLFFIDALFGFLILPVVRYLVDKIIFSKISIDQAMQDKNTAVAVIESSIAICVAVIITIAI; encoded by the coding sequence ATGGATATTAACTTAACTCACTATCTTTCAAGCATGGCTTACAATAGCGCCTACATAGCTCTATTCATTGCAATTATAGCCCTTGCTAAGTTGTCTTATAACCTGGCAACTCCTTATAACACCACCAGCCAGTTAACCGATAATGCCAACAGTGCCTTAGGTTTATCTATTGGCGGCTACTTAGGGGCAATTACCATTATTTATGGTTTTGTTTTAACAGGCCCAAGTAAAGGCTTAATTACCGATTTAATAAATGTTTCGCTCTACAGTTTACTAGGAATGGTGTTGTTAACATGTTCACGTATTTTAAATGACAAATTATTACTTCGTTTATTTTGCAACCAAGAGCAACTAATAAACCAACAAAATGAAGCAGTTGGCTTGGTTCAAGCCGCTAATTACATGGCTGCTGCCTTGATCATTGGAGGCGCTTTAACGGGAGAAGGTACTTGGTTATCAGCAATAGTGTTCTACTTGCTAGGTCAACTTATGCTAATTATTTTCGCTAAAGGCTATGATCACCTCACAGCTTTTAACTTGAATGAGCAACTAGAAAAAGGCAATAAAGCTGTTGCGCTGAGCTTTTCGGGCACCATGTTGGCATTGGCTATTATTTTATGTCATGCGCTTATTGGTGGCTTTCACTCTTGGCAGCAAAGTTTAAGTTTATTCTTTATTGACGCATTATTTGGCTTTTTAATTTTACCGGTTGTTCGTTACTTAGTTGATAAAATTATTTTCAGTAAAATTTCGATTGATCAAGCAATGCAGGATAAAAACACGGCAGTCGCTGTAATAGAAAGCAGCATTGCTATTTGTGTTGCCGTAATTATTACTATCGCTATTTAA
- a CDS encoding DUF4145 domain-containing protein: MSNFDFLKHHDELLLRLAQTAERCFAPDPNTTLVKMRQLGEALAQNVAARVGVDFGQDVKQVDLLRELDYTLKLDERIKDAFHVIRKLGNTANHDFTSSSHRDALNSMQLGHALSVWYHKLYGDKAAKGFVFTPFVKPLEPSIEVRELEEKLHELELEVERQRSSERLKIAEQLKQIEAEKAAAERKRSEQMLADSQTWEQIATEQEALLAEYKDKMVKANIMYMAQFNAKDKQAQQQEIQRVEKSAFQLNESETRVLIDEQLAAAGWLVDSFNLKYSKGTRPVVNENRAIAEWPTKSGPADYILFMGLTPVAVVEAKKSAKNVYGAIDQAKRYARDLEPNPSLDLDAIWGDFKVPLTFATNGRPYLKQLEQESGIWFLDVRDNAHRRKALKGWYSPQK; the protein is encoded by the coding sequence TTGAGTAACTTTGATTTTTTAAAACACCACGACGAATTACTACTTCGTTTAGCTCAAACGGCTGAACGCTGTTTTGCCCCAGATCCAAATACAACCCTCGTTAAAATGCGGCAGTTAGGTGAAGCTTTGGCTCAAAATGTCGCTGCGCGAGTTGGCGTCGATTTTGGTCAAGATGTTAAACAAGTGGATCTATTAAGAGAGCTTGATTACACCCTTAAGCTCGATGAGCGAATTAAAGATGCTTTCCATGTTATTCGCAAATTAGGTAACACTGCTAACCACGATTTTACTTCAAGTAGCCACCGAGATGCCTTAAATTCTATGCAGTTAGGCCACGCTTTATCTGTGTGGTATCACAAGCTGTATGGTGATAAAGCAGCAAAAGGCTTTGTATTTACACCATTCGTTAAACCCCTAGAACCATCTATAGAAGTTAGAGAACTTGAAGAGAAATTACATGAACTTGAACTTGAAGTTGAACGTCAAAGGTCATCTGAACGTCTAAAAATTGCAGAGCAGTTAAAGCAAATCGAAGCTGAAAAAGCTGCTGCCGAGCGAAAGCGCTCTGAGCAAATGCTTGCAGATAGCCAGACGTGGGAACAAATAGCCACCGAACAAGAAGCATTGCTAGCTGAGTATAAAGATAAAATGGTTAAAGCCAATATCATGTATATGGCTCAGTTTAATGCTAAAGACAAACAAGCACAGCAGCAAGAAATCCAGCGAGTTGAAAAATCTGCGTTTCAATTAAATGAAAGTGAAACGCGTGTACTTATCGATGAGCAGTTAGCTGCTGCTGGTTGGCTGGTAGATAGCTTTAACCTAAAGTATTCAAAAGGCACAAGGCCAGTTGTAAACGAGAATAGGGCCATTGCAGAGTGGCCAACTAAATCAGGGCCTGCGGATTATATTTTATTTATGGGCCTTACACCTGTTGCTGTTGTAGAGGCTAAAAAGTCAGCTAAAAATGTTTACGGTGCGATCGACCAAGCAAAACGCTATGCCAGAGACTTAGAACCTAACCCATCATTAGATTTAGATGCTATATGGGGCGATTTTAAAGTGCCTCTCACATTTGCGACTAATGGGCGACCTTATTTAAAGCAATTAGAGCAAGAAAGCGGTATTTGGTTTTTAGATGTGCGAGATAACGCTCATAGACGCAAAGCACTTAAAGGCTGGTATTCACCACAGAAATAA
- the rnr gene encoding ribonuclease R, with the protein MSKQDPNLSREQEKYENPVPSREFILAHLESRAKPANFTQLCDELHVNDTERQIAFKRRLRAMERDGQLYFNKFKCYALIDESGLVKGKVIGHRDGFGFLEVEGESKDWFIAKHQMNMVLHGDIVLAKGNRKGSSGKCEARIIKVLTNERAPIVGRYFVEHGIAVVVAEDPRITQDIMILPGSENGARHNQMVQVQITQNPSRHMNAVGKVTEVLGEHLAPGMEIEVALRNHDIPHVWPEAVEKQVAHLGEFVDEQAKQGRVDLRDLPLVTIDGEDARDFDDAVYCERKPSGGWRLWVAIADVSHYVGMNTPLNKEAIERGNSVYFPEQVIPMLPKVLSNGLCSLNPEVDRLCMVAEMTVSDAGKLSGYKFYEAVMNSHARFTYTKVNAILQGDEKLREEYAQMVPHLTDLHQMYMALKAARQERGAIEFETLETRFVFNAHRKIESIVPVVRNDAHKLIEECMILANVSAARLLEKHEASALYRVHDEPDAEKLGFFRNFLSELGIEAAISDEPTPKEITQVLAKLGDRPEAELIQTMLLRSMKQAVYQPDNIGHFGLALPAYAHFTSPIRRYPDLVVHRAIKAVLKAQGQQTSGEYAYTDDEVDILGEQCSTTERRADDATREVADWLKCEFMQDHVGDEFGGVISSVTNFGLFVRLDDLQIDGMIHVTNLGNEYFHYDGAKHCLIGEQTHTVYRLGDKVTVQVSSVSLDERRINLVLAGEAPQDRYARRRGRSEPAKPSVRAQLKAGKIPGKKGESNRFEAKSGDKDNEKRGKSSHAKGRKKPSGKQADAVKASKKKSKKKATKKAKRPGKNARKQSSRGANNT; encoded by the coding sequence ATGTCAAAACAGGATCCAAATCTCAGTCGAGAACAAGAAAAGTACGAAAACCCAGTCCCTAGCCGTGAGTTCATACTTGCTCACTTAGAATCACGCGCAAAACCAGCTAATTTCACACAACTTTGTGACGAATTACACGTGAATGATACTGAACGTCAAATAGCGTTCAAACGTCGTTTGCGTGCAATGGAGCGCGATGGTCAATTGTATTTCAATAAATTTAAATGCTATGCATTGATAGATGAATCAGGCTTGGTAAAAGGTAAAGTCATAGGTCATCGTGACGGATTCGGCTTTTTAGAAGTTGAAGGCGAGAGTAAAGATTGGTTTATCGCGAAACATCAAATGAATATGGTGTTGCACGGTGACATTGTGCTTGCTAAAGGTAACCGTAAAGGTTCAAGTGGCAAATGCGAAGCACGCATCATTAAAGTGCTTACCAATGAACGCGCGCCAATTGTTGGCCGCTATTTTGTTGAGCACGGAATTGCCGTTGTGGTAGCGGAAGACCCGCGTATTACGCAAGACATTATGATACTGCCGGGTAGTGAAAATGGCGCACGTCATAATCAAATGGTACAGGTGCAAATTACGCAAAACCCTAGTCGACATATGAATGCTGTGGGTAAAGTGACAGAAGTACTTGGTGAGCATTTAGCTCCCGGTATGGAAATTGAAGTCGCGCTGCGTAATCACGATATCCCTCATGTATGGCCTGAAGCGGTTGAAAAACAAGTTGCTCATTTAGGTGAATTTGTTGATGAGCAGGCTAAACAAGGTCGAGTTGATTTACGTGACTTACCACTCGTTACTATTGATGGCGAAGATGCCCGCGACTTTGACGACGCGGTTTATTGCGAGCGTAAACCCTCTGGTGGTTGGCGCTTATGGGTGGCAATAGCCGATGTGTCGCATTACGTTGGTATGAACACGCCACTGAATAAAGAGGCAATTGAGCGCGGTAACTCAGTGTATTTTCCTGAACAAGTTATTCCGATGCTACCAAAAGTGCTATCGAATGGCCTGTGTTCATTAAACCCAGAAGTCGACCGTTTATGTATGGTCGCAGAAATGACAGTGTCTGATGCAGGCAAGTTATCAGGGTATAAATTTTACGAAGCGGTAATGAATTCGCACGCTCGTTTTACCTACACTAAAGTAAATGCAATTTTACAAGGTGATGAAAAACTGCGTGAAGAGTATGCCCAGATGGTGCCACATTTAACTGATTTGCACCAAATGTACATGGCACTTAAAGCTGCACGCCAAGAGCGCGGTGCGATTGAGTTTGAAACCTTAGAAACGCGCTTTGTGTTTAATGCGCATCGCAAGATTGAATCAATCGTTCCTGTGGTTCGCAATGATGCACACAAACTTATCGAAGAGTGTATGATTCTAGCGAACGTATCAGCAGCCCGCTTATTAGAAAAACACGAAGCAAGTGCGCTTTATCGCGTGCATGATGAGCCTGATGCTGAAAAGTTAGGTTTTTTCCGAAACTTTTTATCAGAGCTTGGTATTGAAGCGGCGATTTCTGATGAGCCAACACCAAAAGAAATCACTCAAGTGTTAGCTAAATTAGGCGACCGCCCAGAAGCAGAGCTTATTCAAACTATGTTGCTCCGTTCAATGAAGCAAGCTGTTTATCAGCCTGATAACATTGGCCATTTTGGGTTAGCCTTACCAGCTTATGCGCACTTTACATCGCCAATTCGTCGTTATCCAGATTTAGTCGTGCACCGAGCTATTAAAGCGGTACTTAAAGCGCAAGGCCAGCAAACTTCGGGTGAGTACGCTTACACTGATGACGAAGTAGATATTTTAGGTGAGCAGTGTTCAACCACTGAACGCCGTGCCGATGATGCGACTCGCGAAGTGGCAGATTGGCTTAAATGTGAATTTATGCAAGATCATGTTGGTGACGAATTTGGTGGGGTGATCTCATCGGTGACTAACTTTGGTTTATTTGTACGCTTAGACGATTTACAAATCGATGGCATGATCCATGTGACCAACTTAGGCAACGAATACTTCCATTATGATGGCGCTAAGCATTGCTTAATTGGTGAGCAAACGCACACAGTGTATCGTTTAGGCGATAAAGTGACGGTTCAGGTGTCATCTGTAAGTCTTGATGAGCGCCGTATAAACTTAGTATTAGCGGGTGAAGCACCACAAGATCGTTACGCTCGTCGTCGTGGTCGCAGTGAACCTGCAAAACCAAGCGTTCGCGCGCAGCTTAAAGCTGGTAAAATTCCCGGTAAAAAAGGTGAATCAAATCGCTTTGAAGCAAAGTCAGGTGACAAAGATAATGAAAAACGTGGTAAGTCTTCTCATGCTAAAGGGCGCAAAAAGCCCAGCGGCAAACAGGCTGATGCTGTAAAAGCCAGTAAAAAGAAGAGCAAGAAAAAAGCCACTAAAAAGGCAAAAAGGCCGGGTAAGAATGCCCGCAAACAAAGTAGCCGAGGAGCAAACAATACGTGA
- a CDS encoding methyl-accepting chemotaxis protein: MRIYNFIEQTFFYTLTRKIVGNLGFVFAFQAITLIWLYSSLSEQQTSMGLFWLMTFIIFASFIFTVFYMRFLIVRPVQAMRDTLEKINQHDADLSAKLPHFTYDEFRDLSEQYNTFTTHLSQLLATTYQSAQASADSSSKMTQSMQQTAQLSHQQIEFSQTITDSSNQITSSLENISANTDSVHHVNSEHLSFVQNSAHELSSLVKKVAMISQILGNFSATVSGLKENSENIRAILKMVEEFSDQTNLLALNAAIEAARAGEAGRGFAVVADEVRTLSVKVNDATRQISDFINQMNSLVSETNKESEQLISHSSEAETAISNTSTGFSNMLSEFEQNQQQLQQIVSAVRLLEQTQTQTHQSVEQIVALGEQAKQQIDESLADCEQSHLLSQQTQEQLKRFV; this comes from the coding sequence ATGCGCATTTATAATTTTATCGAACAAACTTTCTTTTACACCCTAACACGTAAGATTGTCGGTAATTTAGGTTTTGTGTTTGCGTTTCAAGCGATCACGCTTATCTGGCTTTACAGCAGTCTTTCAGAACAACAAACCAGTATGGGTTTATTTTGGCTGATGACTTTTATCATTTTTGCCAGCTTTATTTTTACTGTGTTTTATATGCGCTTTTTAATTGTTCGCCCGGTGCAGGCAATGCGCGATACATTAGAAAAAATTAATCAACATGATGCCGACTTGTCTGCAAAGTTACCGCACTTTACTTACGATGAATTTCGAGATTTAAGTGAACAATACAACACTTTTACTACCCATTTGAGTCAGTTGTTAGCCACTACATATCAAAGTGCCCAAGCGAGTGCTGATAGTAGCTCAAAAATGACCCAGTCAATGCAGCAAACAGCGCAATTGAGCCACCAGCAAATTGAGTTCAGTCAAACAATTACTGACTCAAGCAATCAAATTACCTCGAGCCTTGAAAATATATCAGCAAATACTGACAGCGTGCATCATGTTAACAGTGAGCACCTGAGTTTTGTACAAAACTCAGCTCATGAACTGTCATCCCTCGTTAAAAAAGTAGCAATGATCAGCCAAATACTCGGTAACTTCTCAGCTACCGTATCAGGGTTGAAAGAGAACAGCGAAAACATTCGCGCTATTTTGAAAATGGTCGAAGAGTTTTCAGATCAAACTAATTTACTTGCTCTCAATGCGGCCATTGAAGCAGCCCGTGCTGGTGAAGCCGGCCGTGGTTTTGCGGTGGTCGCCGATGAAGTAAGAACCCTCTCAGTAAAAGTCAATGATGCAACCCGCCAAATTAGCGATTTCATCAATCAAATGAATAGTCTAGTAAGCGAAACCAATAAAGAATCTGAGCAGCTCATTAGCCACTCAAGTGAAGCCGAAACAGCAATTAGCAACACATCAACTGGATTTAGTAACATGCTCTCTGAATTTGAGCAAAATCAACAGCAACTGCAACAAATTGTTAGTGCGGTGCGTTTATTAGAGCAAACTCAAACCCAAACTCATCAAAGTGTTGAGCAAATTGTGGCGTTAGGTGAGCAAGCTAAACAGCAAATAGATGAATCCCTGGCTGATTGTGAGCAATCTCATCTACTCAGCCAACAAACCCAAGAGCAGCTTAAACGCTTTGTATAG
- a CDS encoding glycerophosphodiester phosphodiesterase family protein encodes MIKVFAHRGASGTYPENTKSAILAAVDLAVDGIEIDVQSCLDDYMIIHDTWLDRTTSGRGKVNACSKEQIQQYDAGNGEVVPTLQQAIDWVDDKTLLNLELKHTFSLDKFVELIESNVSTGKISRDNLLVSSFDHHQLMWLKQKLPWVKIGALTASIPINYSEFAQKLHAYSIHVDKNFINHEFVADAKQRGLQVYAYTVDKVEDIELMLEYGVDGIFTNFPCHTQMTLQSL; translated from the coding sequence ATGATAAAAGTATTCGCTCACAGAGGTGCTAGCGGTACCTACCCAGAAAATACCAAGAGCGCCATTCTCGCCGCCGTAGATTTGGCAGTAGATGGTATCGAAATTGATGTACAAAGCTGCCTTGATGACTACATGATTATTCATGACACCTGGCTTGATCGCACAACCTCAGGTCGCGGTAAAGTGAATGCTTGCTCAAAAGAGCAAATTCAACAGTACGATGCGGGTAATGGCGAAGTAGTGCCGACTTTACAGCAAGCTATTGATTGGGTCGATGATAAAACTTTGCTCAATTTAGAGCTAAAGCACACCTTTTCATTAGACAAGTTTGTTGAGCTTATAGAGTCAAATGTCAGTACCGGGAAAATTTCTAGAGATAACCTCTTAGTCTCATCATTTGATCATCACCAACTAATGTGGCTTAAACAAAAACTGCCTTGGGTAAAGATTGGTGCACTCACCGCCTCTATTCCAATTAATTACAGTGAATTTGCGCAAAAACTGCATGCTTATAGCATTCATGTAGATAAAAACTTTATAAACCATGAGTTTGTTGCGGATGCTAAGCAACGCGGTCTTCAAGTTTATGCCTATACGGTCGATAAGGTAGAAGATATAGAGCTTATGCTAGAGTATGGCGTAGATGGTATTTTCACTAATTTTCCATGTCATACACAAATGACACTACAGTCACTGTAA
- a CDS encoding Abi family protein, translating into MQFSKAPITFDKQVELLEKRGLVINNKESAAFYLSHINYYRLGTYWWAFIEDHQNHTFKSGTTFEQVLNLYSFDRELRLLLLDAIERIEVSLRTQWAYHLAKKHGSHAHLEPAAFITKFNHEDFVSNICAEIQRTSDTNIKKQNSKYEEQTPAIWIVAEVMSFGWLSRSYDAIARRALKNDIADSYKVKETILSSFLHHITTVRNICAHHCRLYNRDFTFTMKLPKNGDSVLLSSFSDTTKQLYNTLVMCAYFMDLISPNHHWKQKLASLIDTYAIDVSEMGFPEDWKGLPIWNSVK; encoded by the coding sequence ATGCAGTTCTCTAAAGCCCCCATAACGTTTGATAAGCAAGTTGAGCTTTTAGAAAAGCGCGGTTTAGTAATTAATAATAAAGAATCAGCTGCCTTTTACCTTAGCCATATCAATTATTATAGGCTAGGTACTTATTGGTGGGCTTTTATTGAAGATCATCAAAATCATACTTTCAAGTCTGGTACTACATTTGAACAAGTTTTGAATCTGTATTCTTTTGATAGAGAGTTGAGATTGTTACTACTTGATGCCATTGAGCGAATAGAAGTTTCTCTGCGAACTCAATGGGCATACCATTTAGCAAAAAAGCATGGCTCACATGCACATCTAGAGCCAGCTGCCTTTATAACTAAGTTTAATCACGAAGACTTCGTTAGTAATATTTGTGCTGAAATTCAAAGAACGTCAGATACCAATATAAAAAAGCAAAACAGTAAATATGAAGAGCAAACACCCGCAATTTGGATTGTTGCTGAAGTAATGAGCTTCGGTTGGCTTTCAAGAAGTTATGATGCTATAGCGCGTCGAGCACTGAAAAATGATATTGCAGATTCATATAAAGTAAAGGAAACAATACTTTCATCTTTTTTACACCACATTACTACGGTTCGTAACATCTGTGCTCATCACTGTCGTTTATACAATCGAGATTTTACGTTCACTATGAAGCTGCCAAAAAATGGCGACAGTGTTTTACTTAGTAGTTTCAGTGATACAACTAAACAGCTTTACAACACACTAGTTATGTGTGCTTACTTCATGGATTTAATTAGTCCTAATCACCACTGGAAACAAAAGTTAGCCAGCTTAATTGATACTTATGCTATCGACGTATCCGAAATGGGCTTTCCTGAGGATTGGAAGGGTTTGCCAATCTGGAATAGCGTTAAGTAA
- the rlmB gene encoding 23S rRNA (guanosine(2251)-2'-O)-methyltransferase RlmB: MSNELIFGFHSVEAILEKEPERFLEIYALKGREDKRLNPVIDQARKFGISVQFMQRKALDNKANGEQHQGIIANVKAARMYSEKDLDEIIAREETPFLLVLDGITDPHNLGACLRSADAAGVHAIIVPKDKSAKLNGTARKVACGAAETVPLVQVTNLARTLREIKDAGVWVVGTAGETDTELFDANLTGPMAVVMGAEGDGMRRLTREHCDLLVKIPMAGTVSSLNVSVATGICLFEVLRQRNATQL; the protein is encoded by the coding sequence GTGAGTAATGAATTAATTTTTGGTTTTCACTCAGTTGAAGCAATTTTAGAAAAAGAGCCGGAGCGCTTTTTAGAAATTTATGCTTTAAAAGGGCGTGAAGATAAACGTTTAAATCCGGTTATTGACCAAGCACGTAAATTCGGTATTTCTGTTCAGTTTATGCAGCGTAAAGCGCTAGACAATAAAGCAAACGGTGAGCAACACCAAGGCATTATTGCCAATGTTAAAGCTGCACGTATGTATAGTGAAAAAGACCTTGACGAAATTATAGCCCGCGAAGAAACCCCTTTCTTATTGGTGCTAGACGGCATAACTGATCCACATAATTTAGGTGCGTGCCTACGAAGCGCTGATGCTGCTGGTGTACACGCTATTATTGTTCCTAAAGATAAATCAGCTAAATTAAATGGTACCGCGCGCAAAGTGGCGTGTGGTGCTGCTGAAACAGTGCCACTTGTGCAAGTGACAAACTTAGCGCGTACTTTACGTGAAATTAAAGACGCTGGTGTTTGGGTCGTTGGTACTGCTGGTGAAACCGACACTGAGTTATTCGATGCAAACCTCACTGGGCCAATGGCTGTAGTAATGGGAGCTGAAGGTGACGGAATGCGTCGCCTTACCCGAGAACATTGTGATTTACTAGTAAAAATTCCAATGGCAGGGACGGTATCGAGCTTAAATGTATCTGTTGCCACGGGTATTTGCTTATTTGAAGTACTTCGTCAAAGAAATGCGACGCAACTTTAA